CGCATATTTCCGCGCCTTCGTCAACTTGCAAAGCGTCCGCCTCGCAGGTAGCATCACAACTCAAGAGACCGGCCTGCAAAGCAGGTGCGCGATCCACGCTGGTTGAACCAACATTCATTGAACAGGGGCCTGGCTCGTATATATGGTTCGGTGTGCAACGTCCGCCAGTCCGGAATGCCTAAAGAGCCACGGCAGGGTCCCACCGTCTTAGGACGGGTTCACCAGCGCATCTGCGCACGGCCCCGCGGGTCGGTCTTCTTGCTTTCTAACCTAGCCGCATCTTCTATTCGTCTAAATTCTGGATGTGTCATGCTGAGTGAAGCCCGAAAGGCGCGAAGAGCCTGCCCTGAGCGAGCCAATGGCGAGTCGAATGGGAAGGATCTGCGGTTTTACAAAAAATGCACCCCATCTTTCTCCACCTCGGCTTCCTCACCCTGCCCACCTTCGGGGTGCTGGCAGCCATCGGACTGATGCTCGCGCTCAGCCTCAGCCTGAGAACTGCCGTAATTGTGGGAGCCAAACCCGACCCTTTATGGAACGCCGGACTCTTCGCCATCATTGCTGCGTTTGTTCTCTCTCGCGTCCTTTTGGTCGTGACGAATCTGCATACCTTTTTTACCTATCCCATCATTCTGCTGATGGTTCCATCGCTTACGCCGCTTGGGTTGTTGCTGACAGCGCTGGTGACCCTGATCTATCTCCGCGTGCGCGCCATGCCCATCCTGGCTTCACTCGACGCCTGGGCTCCATGCGGAACCTTTGCCTGGGTCTTCCTCGCCCTGGGACATTTCGCAGAAGGCAGCGATCCGGGGCTCCCCAGTAATCTTCCCTGGGCCGTCGCGATGCCCGGAACCGTGCGACAGCATCCGGTCGCGATCTATGCCGCCATCGCCGCCGCAGTAATTACTGTGGTCCTGCTGGTGCAGCTTCCGCGTCGTCACCGCGATGGCGATGCCGTCGCGCTTGCATTTGCTCTGAGTGGACTGGCACAGTTCCTGCTCAGCTTTTTCCGTGAGCCAGCGCTTTACCCTGGAACGCTGGGTAACCTGCTTGACCCGGTTCAGTGGTTAGCTCTTGGAATGATCGTCTTTGCCGGAATCCTCTGGCAGCGACCGCGAAGGATGGCCGCCTATGCCGTCTAAACACATGCTGCCCAAAGGCAAGCGCCGCCAGACGGTGAAGCCGGAGTATCGAGCGACCCGCGGACTAGAGCCACTACCGCAGCCGGTGATTCCTGTACTGGAGATGGAAGAGGAGGCAGAAGATCGCCTGCATTCCTTTTCTGCTGCTTCTGAGGCAGCGGGTCTGCGATTGGATCAGTACCTGGCCCAGACGATTCCCGACATCAGTCGTGCGCGAGTGCAGATGCTCATCGAGCACGGTCAGGTGCGAGTCAACGGCCAGCCTGCCAAGGCCAAGCTCAAGATCCAGGGTGGAGAGGCGATTGAGATTGAGGGCGCTCCGCATCCGCCGCCGCTCCATGCCTTTCCGGAAGATATCCCGCTCAACATCCTTTACGAGGATGACCACCTGGCGGTGATCGATAAGGCTGCCGGCATGATGGTCCATGCAGGTTCGGGAGAGACCGACGACGAGCGCAATCATGGCACGCTGGTGAACGCCCTGCTCCACCATTTCAATCAGCTCTCGCATGTCGGCGGTGAGCTGCGCCCCGGCATCGTACATCGTCTGGATAAGCAGACCAGCGGCATCCTCGTCGTAGCCAAGGACGACAGCACCCATCGCAAGCTGGGGGAGATGTTCGCTAACCGCGAGCTTGAGAAGACTTACATCGCCTTAGTGCATGGCAATCTCTCTCGCGACAACATTACGGTGAACCTCCCGATTGGTCGTGATCTTGTCCGCCGCACCCGGATGACGACGCGTCGACCGTCAGAAAGCGAAGGCGTCCGCCCGGCAGTTTCGCATGTCAAAGTGCTCGAACGCATACAGTCACCCCGATATGGGCAGTTCACTCTGGTTGAGGTTCGCATCGAGACTGGGCGCACGCATCAGATTCGCGTCCACCTCCAGGCGCTCGGACATCCCGTTGTTGGGGATACGCTATATGGCGCGCCCCATAAATTCGGCCAGGAGCCACAGGTACTTTCGCTCGATCGCAACTTCCTCCATGCCGCGCGCCTGGTTTTCCAGCATCCTAAGACCCGTAAAGTGATGACGATGGAGTCTCCTCTTCCGGCAGAGCTCCAGAACCTGCTGGGGTTCCTCCGCGCCGATTAGCAATCAGGTTGGGTAGAATGGTTGTCAGAAACTAGTGAAAAGAATGAATCGTTCTCTCAGGCTTTTATCAACATTTTTTGCATTGATGGTGGTGCCTCTTTTCGCACAGGCGCAAACGCCTTCTTCCTCCACCACAAATCTTCCCGCGGCTCCCAGCGCGAGTTCTAAAGTTTCCGCGCCTGCCCCTCAGCAGTCACCAGCCGTAGCTCCGTCGCAGCCAGCTACGACGACCGCGGCACAGCCCCCCGTGGCTGCGGCACAACAGCCAGCGGTGAATCAGACGCCTGAAGACCAGGCCCCTGTCAACGAAGCGCCAACGATTCGGGTGCAGGTCAACGAAGTTAATCTGATCTTTACGGTCACTGATAAGAAGGGCCGTTTTATCACTGGTCTGAAGCGCGAAAACTTCGGGCTCTTGGACGATGGACGCCCTCCAGTGGCTGTGCTTCGCTTCAGCCAGCAGACCAACCTTCCGCTTCGCGTCGGCATTATGCTCGATACTTCGAGCTCTATTCGTCAGCGCTTCCAGTTCGAGCAAGACTCCGCCATCGAGTTCCTTCTACAGATTCTGCACCGCAATGACCGTGCGTTCGTAATGGGGTTCGATATTGAGACGGACATGTCGCAAGGATTTACTAACAATATCGACCTGCTGAATCAGGGTATCCGCAAGCTGCGCCCAGGTGGGGGTACGGCACTTTACGATGCGCTTTATAAGACCTGCCGTGATCAAATGCTGACCCTTCAGGAAGATGGTGCAGTACGGCGTGCCCTTATCGTCGTCTCGGACGGTGATGATAACTACAGCCGTGCACAGCAGTCGGACGCGATCAAGATGTGCCAGCGTGCTGAGACGATTGTGTACACCATCAGCACCAACGTCAGCCCCAGTAAAGATAAGGGCGACGACATCCTCAAGACTATCTCTGAGGCGACAGGCGGTATGGCATTCTTCCCGGTAAAGATCGAGGATGTTGCCACGGGGTTCCGCAACATTCAGGAAGAGCTTCGCAGCCAGTACTCCCTGGTGTATCGTCCGGCAGACTTCAAACAGGATGGCTCCTTCCGAACGATCTATCTGCAGGCTCTCGATCCTCGTTATAAGGTGCGCGCCAGCAAAGGGTATTTTGCTCCGCGTCCAAAGCCGTAAGTTTTAAAGCTGATCGCGATATTTTTCGATTGCCAGCAAAACCAACTGCGATCGTGTGCGCACTCCAGTTTTCGAGAAGAGTTGCTGCAGTGTTGCTTTGACCGCGCTCTCCGAGATGTCGAGGTTCGCAGCAATCTGCTTGTTTGCCAGTCCCTGAAGAAGATATCGGAGGGTAATTCTCTCCCGCTCTGTAAACCGTATGGTCTCCTGCGGCTGAGCGGCCGCTACAACCGCCTGAAGATATTGCTGATCGATCAGGACTCTTCCTTGTGCAACCTCCAGGATTGCGCGCTGAAGGTTTTCTGGCGACTCCTGCTTGTGAAAGATACCCGAGATACCACCCTTGATGAGAGCCAGCGCGTTCTTGTCGGGAAATCCTGCGGTCACGACCAGAATCTTTCCGGCAAAGTTCATCGATTGCAGCGGGCCGAGCATATCGAGGGCGTTGTCTTTTCCCAGGTCGTAGTCCAGCACAAGCACATCGACCGGCGTTGTTTGCAGATCGGCCAAGGCCTGTGCGGGATCGCCGCTCTGGCCTGCGATGATAAAGCGGCAATCTGAGCCAAGAAGGCGACGTAGCCCTTCGCGAAAAAGCGTGTGATCGTCGAGCAGGTAGATGCGGATAGCGCCAGTTGGG
This portion of the Edaphobacter sp. 4G125 genome encodes:
- a CDS encoding prolipoprotein diacylglyceryl transferase is translated as MHPIFLHLGFLTLPTFGVLAAIGLMLALSLSLRTAVIVGAKPDPLWNAGLFAIIAAFVLSRVLLVVTNLHTFFTYPIILLMVPSLTPLGLLLTALVTLIYLRVRAMPILASLDAWAPCGTFAWVFLALGHFAEGSDPGLPSNLPWAVAMPGTVRQHPVAIYAAIAAAVITVVLLVQLPRRHRDGDAVALAFALSGLAQFLLSFFREPALYPGTLGNLLDPVQWLALGMIVFAGILWQRPRRMAAYAV
- a CDS encoding VWA domain-containing protein; this translates as MNRSLRLLSTFFALMVVPLFAQAQTPSSSTTNLPAAPSASSKVSAPAPQQSPAVAPSQPATTTAAQPPVAAAQQPAVNQTPEDQAPVNEAPTIRVQVNEVNLIFTVTDKKGRFITGLKRENFGLLDDGRPPVAVLRFSQQTNLPLRVGIMLDTSSSIRQRFQFEQDSAIEFLLQILHRNDRAFVMGFDIETDMSQGFTNNIDLLNQGIRKLRPGGGTALYDALYKTCRDQMLTLQEDGAVRRALIVVSDGDDNYSRAQQSDAIKMCQRAETIVYTISTNVSPSKDKGDDILKTISEATGGMAFFPVKIEDVATGFRNIQEELRSQYSLVYRPADFKQDGSFRTIYLQALDPRYKVRASKGYFAPRPKP
- a CDS encoding LuxR C-terminal-related transcriptional regulator; protein product: MNPTGAIRIYLLDDHTLFREGLRRLLGSDCRFIIAGQSGDPAQALADLQTTPVDVLVLDYDLGKDNALDMLGPLQSMNFAGKILVVTAGFPDKNALALIKGGISGIFHKQESPENLQRAILEVAQGRVLIDQQYLQAVVAAAQPQETIRFTERERITLRYLLQGLANKQIAANLDISESAVKATLQQLFSKTGVRTRSQLVLLAIEKYRDQL
- a CDS encoding RluA family pseudouridine synthase, with protein sequence MPSKHMLPKGKRRQTVKPEYRATRGLEPLPQPVIPVLEMEEEAEDRLHSFSAASEAAGLRLDQYLAQTIPDISRARVQMLIEHGQVRVNGQPAKAKLKIQGGEAIEIEGAPHPPPLHAFPEDIPLNILYEDDHLAVIDKAAGMMVHAGSGETDDERNHGTLVNALLHHFNQLSHVGGELRPGIVHRLDKQTSGILVVAKDDSTHRKLGEMFANRELEKTYIALVHGNLSRDNITVNLPIGRDLVRRTRMTTRRPSESEGVRPAVSHVKVLERIQSPRYGQFTLVEVRIETGRTHQIRVHLQALGHPVVGDTLYGAPHKFGQEPQVLSLDRNFLHAARLVFQHPKTRKVMTMESPLPAELQNLLGFLRAD